Proteins from a genomic interval of Lolium perenne isolate Kyuss_39 chromosome 1, Kyuss_2.0, whole genome shotgun sequence:
- the LOC127338334 gene encoding uncharacterized protein: MKQEKEQGEGGGGKSKLGRWLGAPVRALSRACDSYVRKMSACAGAMPTQYGGAGGRAGYGGARMQQAATFSSRSTRRGGDDDDVNELVRAMSQRQQQRERGVPAATVQARSRSVAVGRIDEDAPLEFGTDAGSVGLPPLAVRRTRSAAVVGAGLPPRVGGGGGFGASAVTRKAAGGVGAGLPPRVGGGGFGASAVAKRAPGGGIVYGG; this comes from the coding sequence ATGAAGCAGGAGAAGGAGCAGGGAGAGGGCGGCGGCGGGAAGAGCAAGCTGGGGCGGTGGCTGGGCGCGCCGGTGCGGGCGCTGTCGCGGGCGTGCGACTCGTACGTGCGCAAGATGTCGGCGTGCGCGGGCGCCATGCCCACGCAGTACGGCGGCGCCGGGGGCCGCGCCGGGTACGGCGGCGCGCGCATGCAGCAGGCGGCCACGTTCAGCTCGCGGTCGACGCGGCGGGGCGGGGACGACGACGACGTCAACGAGCTCGTGCGCGCCATGTCGCagcggcagcagcagcgggagcggGGCGTGCCCGCTGCGACCGTGCAGGCGAGGAGCCGCAGCGTGGCGGTCGGGCGGATCGACGAGGACGCGCCGTTAGAATTCGGCACCGACGCCGGTAGCGTGGGGCTCCCGCCGCTGGCCGTGCGGAGGACCCGCAGCGCCGCGGTGGTCGGCGCGGGCCTCCCGCCGCgtgtcggtggcggcggcgggttcGGCGCCTCCGCCGTCACGAGGAAAGCTGCCGGCGGCGTCGGCGCCGGCCTCCCGCCGCGGGTCGGCGGTGGCGGGTTCGGCGCCTCCGCCGTCGCGAAGAGAGCTCCCGGTGGCGGCATCGTTTACGGCGGCTAG